A portion of the Sphingobacterium spiritivorum genome contains these proteins:
- a CDS encoding DUF6850 family outer membrane beta-barrel protein: protein MKKNLFASLCVLIVTGQMATAQTVPAYDYFKAKDALSKSPNAALLRYTILPVEGETQLGAYYQAGDLRYPFSAKESQGINFSTSRYQRLKEWTYYGQFDFRTTKDKQMNMTAHTDPYRDNPYQLMDSLSGDWKKQHYDLRLKIASPGFADDRMNAGLDVQYNLKTGARQKDPRSLDNSSTLNLSPALTYKLSENQLLGLTGIYSFYKEEVEIRTIGNFQQHYLYRLLGAGEYQMSTPYIMTAGYNRTYRGHSFGGAVDYVFNTDHIKWSTTAGYRSGYEDAIDGTTYIQQAGKHRYQEYQASSYLDWKKGKYAHQVALEWLLKDMENTEYHQIQNADTKAYETVYSSVMSTMLRNKSTLSYLISHDSPAGLTDWWLKTAVSYHSLDNRYANPQNKQIVDKLNLAVSFDKTYAKENRKGFAFQLSSAYDLLLSDALLYTDKSYSTNFVAKNVFIPAHQFYSVNTWTNSANVKYTFGAFGKKSNQLYIKASGWLMSAMGDQGDIRKGDNRYLTQLSVGLISL, encoded by the coding sequence ATGAAAAAGAACCTATTCGCAAGCCTTTGTGTCCTCATCGTAACGGGACAAATGGCGACCGCACAGACTGTGCCTGCATATGATTATTTTAAAGCTAAGGATGCATTGAGCAAAAGTCCCAATGCAGCACTTCTCCGTTACACTATACTCCCAGTCGAAGGGGAAACACAGCTTGGAGCCTATTATCAGGCCGGTGATCTCAGATATCCCTTTTCAGCAAAGGAAAGCCAGGGCATCAACTTCAGCACTTCACGTTATCAACGGCTTAAAGAATGGACATATTATGGTCAATTTGATTTCCGGACGACGAAAGATAAACAAATGAACATGACAGCACATACGGATCCCTATCGTGATAATCCGTATCAGCTGATGGATTCTCTTTCCGGGGACTGGAAAAAGCAACATTATGATCTTCGTTTGAAAATTGCCTCACCGGGATTTGCTGATGATCGTATGAATGCAGGTTTGGATGTACAGTACAATTTAAAAACCGGAGCCCGCCAAAAAGATCCCAGGTCTCTCGATAATTCCAGTACATTAAATTTATCACCGGCACTGACTTATAAGCTATCGGAAAACCAACTGCTTGGACTGACTGGTATCTATAGTTTCTATAAGGAGGAAGTCGAAATAAGAACTATAGGGAATTTTCAGCAGCATTATTTATACAGATTACTGGGTGCCGGAGAATACCAGATGAGCACACCTTATATTATGACTGCCGGATATAACAGAACTTACAGAGGTCATTCTTTTGGTGGCGCTGTTGATTATGTGTTTAACACTGATCATATAAAATGGTCAACTACTGCCGGATATCGTAGTGGATACGAAGATGCTATAGACGGAACAACATATATACAACAAGCGGGGAAACATCGCTATCAGGAATATCAGGCCTCTTCCTATTTGGATTGGAAAAAAGGAAAATATGCGCATCAGGTCGCATTGGAGTGGTTGCTGAAAGATATGGAAAACACCGAATATCATCAGATTCAAAATGCGGATACCAAAGCGTATGAAACGGTATATTCAAGCGTAATGAGTACCATGCTTCGGAATAAAAGTACACTTTCCTACCTGATTAGCCATGACAGCCCTGCAGGGCTTACTGATTGGTGGCTCAAAACTGCGGTAAGCTATCATAGTCTGGACAACCGATATGCCAACCCGCAAAACAAACAGATCGTAGATAAACTGAATCTTGCCGTGAGTTTTGACAAGACGTATGCAAAAGAAAACAGAAAAGGATTTGCCTTCCAATTGAGTTCTGCATATGACTTGTTGCTAAGCGATGCATTGCTTTACACAGATAAATCATATTCCACTAACTTTGTGGCGAAAAACGTTTTTATCCCGGCACATCAGTTTTATAGCGTCAATACATGGACAAACTCGGCGAATGTCAAATATACCTTTGGAGCATTCGGAAAGAAGAGCAATCAGCTATATATCAAAGCCAGTGGCTGGCTAATGAGTGCTATGGGTGATCAAGGAGATATCCGCAAAGGAGATAACCGCTATCTGACTCAATTGTCTGTCGGATTGATAAGTCTTTAA
- a CDS encoding DUF4876 domain-containing protein: MKTKSILILLAVFSIFTACRKDYYAYTTVDYSFTIQYPEEYSKQLADSVKINLKNTITGATQEFVSDAQGRVSAKGITPGVYTVTASKQVKAEEAEQLVGIREEIFCNGSIPTLRITESANSAIRLVGSQAGGFVIKEFYYAGSKTPSGTNYLYDGFIEIYNNSTGDLYADSLVIGNTKSASSSVYGFLPDKNNVYIAQAWMIPGNGTEHLVRPGESVVIAITAINHKTDPNGNPNSPANLGKGIADFETYFNPTGTNTRDTDNPDVPNMIHQFANTTAGFDWNIGINGAGLILFRDSQVASYQTLTEPNVSGTTRYLQVPVKAILDGIDCVGNSTITIDKKRIPETVDAGLTFVGSTYSGKSVIRKVKSRINNRAVLMDSNNSSTDFIVNDNPTPKTIAQ; the protein is encoded by the coding sequence ATGAAAACTAAAAGTATATTAATCCTTTTAGCGGTATTCAGCATCTTTACCGCCTGTCGTAAAGATTACTATGCCTATACAACAGTAGATTACAGTTTTACAATTCAGTATCCCGAAGAGTATAGTAAACAACTTGCGGATAGTGTCAAAATCAATCTTAAAAATACTATTACAGGGGCGACGCAGGAATTTGTCTCTGATGCTCAGGGACGTGTGTCAGCAAAAGGTATTACACCAGGTGTATATACAGTCACAGCAAGTAAGCAGGTTAAAGCAGAAGAGGCAGAACAACTGGTCGGAATACGTGAAGAAATCTTCTGTAATGGAAGCATCCCCACACTTCGTATCACCGAATCGGCTAACAGTGCAATTCGTTTAGTCGGCAGTCAGGCGGGAGGATTTGTTATCAAAGAGTTCTATTATGCGGGCTCCAAAACTCCTTCCGGCACAAATTACCTCTATGATGGTTTTATCGAAATCTATAATAACAGTACCGGAGATCTGTATGCAGACAGTCTGGTTATCGGAAATACCAAATCGGCTTCATCTTCTGTATATGGTTTTCTGCCGGATAAAAACAATGTATATATTGCACAGGCCTGGATGATACCGGGCAATGGTACAGAACATCTGGTCAGACCGGGCGAATCTGTGGTCATCGCCATCACAGCGATAAACCATAAGACAGACCCCAATGGCAATCCTAATTCACCTGCCAATCTGGGGAAAGGTATTGCTGATTTCGAAACATATTTTAACCCTACCGGGACCAATACACGCGACACCGACAACCCGGATGTACCGAATATGATCCACCAGTTTGCGAACACAACAGCAGGATTTGACTGGAATATAGGTATAAACGGAGCCGGACTTATTCTGTTTAGAGACAGTCAGGTCGCCAGTTATCAGACCCTTACAGAACCCAATGTCAGCGGAACTACCCGCTATCTGCAGGTACCTGTAAAAGCGATATTGGATGGAATAGACTGTGTAGGCAATTCGACCATTACAATTGATAAAAAGAGAATTCCGGAAACAGTAGATGCCGGATTGACTTTCGTCGGATCAACTTATTCTGGTAAGTCTGTAATCCGTAAAGTAAAAAGCAGAATCAATAACAGAGCTGTTTTGATGGATAGCAATAACTCTTCTACAGATTTTATAGTAAATGATAACCCCACTCCCAAAACAATAGCACAGTAA
- a CDS encoding TonB-dependent receptor: MKKLLLFSTLLSFNSLFVLPLEAQQAGGQQQKKTQTSNQQNLRGHVGQFKDRSPLPGATVQILELGLFTKTDASGNFSFSKIPNGKYTIQVQFLGMLEVEEQISLPSDPLQFLLKENSITLKDVVVIAKEQRKDGATSTVISRKAIEHMQATHLGEVLQLLPGAVVTNPDFTNVNKTSIRQYTGDRAYSGQNTSSLGTSVIINGAPLSNNANLQAMNTVTSGVLAAFSTSSGMGTDMRQLSADNIESVEVIRGIPSVEYGDLTSGAVLVTTKAGKEPLQVKARINPKLTQFWAGQGFDLGERKGNLFVDLDFTKAYDKQITAYSAYERMKGTAQYSNTFGQDRPIYTNTTFSFGTNLDDTKVDPDYQAEQVINKAQNYNYEFATTGKWKLDQRFARNINYTLSANYAFQKGYQQRLQTLSVSAVSQATEDITQEVSYLPSTFLNQMWIEGKPLNIFAKLSDDFYFKTGSGTHRILLGGDYRLDANYGTGRTVDPNNPYRTSDPFGFRPRAFKDIPVLHQMGLYLEDRYSMQIADRNLHIQAGLRWDQVQPFTNNTLSALSPRINASFEIIKNLTLRGGYGITAKSPTLLYLYPDRAYYDAFSLNHYKENPAEALALVTTRVFDTSNPDLKMTKTSKKEIGLDFFSGKRRFSVNGYYEQTKNGYEMNTNLNSVQFVGIPIYTVQSAPAGSKPILSPDVTTSTFVATYSSPSNNNDILNKGIEFDFDFGRFDNIRTSFVLNGAYLSTKSMSNTPYILLQNVASQTPTRIGVFEARGMEQQRFVTTLRAVHNIPELRFIISASAQTIWKDQHKFVNYSSIPTGYIPVGQAGSTPQIINFTEAERNAITEADRDIYLSLNDGYFKSESWKPLWLFNVKLTKEFANNMGFSFYANNVFNHRPLEASSRYPQEYSKRNIPMFYGTEISIKF; encoded by the coding sequence ATGAAAAAACTACTACTTTTTTCTACGCTGCTGTCTTTTAATAGCCTGTTTGTCCTCCCGCTTGAAGCTCAACAGGCTGGCGGACAACAGCAAAAAAAGACACAGACCAGTAATCAACAAAACCTCAGGGGTCATGTCGGACAATTTAAAGACCGTAGTCCATTGCCCGGCGCTACAGTCCAGATTCTTGAACTCGGTTTATTCACCAAGACCGATGCTTCCGGAAATTTCAGTTTCTCTAAAATACCTAATGGCAAATACACCATTCAGGTTCAATTTTTAGGTATGCTCGAAGTAGAGGAACAAATCTCATTACCTTCTGATCCACTTCAGTTTTTACTAAAAGAAAACAGCATTACCCTTAAGGATGTTGTCGTCATCGCCAAAGAACAACGTAAAGATGGGGCCACATCTACGGTTATCTCCCGTAAGGCGATCGAACATATGCAGGCAACACATCTGGGTGAAGTACTCCAGCTCCTGCCGGGAGCTGTGGTAACCAATCCTGATTTTACAAATGTCAACAAAACAAGTATACGTCAGTACACAGGTGACCGGGCTTATTCGGGACAGAATACAAGCTCTTTGGGAACTTCGGTAATTATCAACGGCGCACCGCTGTCTAACAATGCCAATCTGCAAGCCATGAACACCGTAACATCAGGTGTATTAGCGGCTTTTTCGACTTCCAGCGGAATGGGAACCGACATGCGACAGCTCTCTGCCGACAATATTGAATCCGTAGAAGTCATTCGGGGTATACCGTCAGTAGAGTATGGTGATCTGACCTCCGGAGCAGTACTGGTCACCACCAAAGCAGGGAAAGAACCTTTGCAGGTAAAAGCACGCATCAATCCCAAACTCACCCAATTCTGGGCCGGACAGGGTTTTGATCTGGGGGAGCGTAAAGGTAATCTCTTTGTAGATCTCGACTTTACAAAAGCCTATGATAAGCAGATCACTGCCTACTCTGCATATGAACGTATGAAAGGAACGGCTCAATACAGCAATACCTTCGGACAAGACCGCCCCATATACACAAATACTACTTTTTCTTTTGGCACCAATCTGGATGATACGAAAGTAGACCCGGATTACCAGGCAGAGCAGGTCATCAATAAAGCACAAAACTATAATTACGAATTCGCAACTACCGGTAAATGGAAGCTGGATCAGCGTTTTGCAAGAAACATTAACTATACACTTTCAGCCAACTATGCCTTTCAGAAAGGTTATCAACAAAGATTACAGACTCTGAGTGTTTCAGCAGTAAGTCAGGCTACCGAAGATATTACACAAGAGGTCAGTTATCTGCCTTCTACTTTTCTCAATCAGATGTGGATAGAAGGAAAGCCATTGAATATTTTTGCCAAATTGTCGGATGACTTCTATTTCAAGACAGGATCTGGTACACACCGTATCCTGTTAGGTGGAGATTATCGTCTGGATGCAAACTATGGCACAGGAAGAACTGTTGATCCTAACAATCCTTACCGCACCTCCGATCCTTTCGGTTTCAGACCACGGGCATTTAAAGATATTCCTGTTCTTCACCAAATGGGATTATATCTGGAAGACCGTTATTCTATGCAGATCGCAGATCGCAATCTGCATATACAGGCCGGTTTGCGCTGGGATCAGGTACAACCTTTTACCAATAATACCTTATCGGCTTTGTCCCCCAGAATCAATGCTTCTTTTGAAATTATTAAAAATCTGACCTTACGGGGAGGCTATGGTATTACTGCCAAATCACCAACTCTGCTTTACCTATACCCGGACCGGGCCTATTATGACGCTTTCAGTCTCAACCATTATAAGGAAAACCCTGCTGAAGCTCTTGCTCTTGTTACTACACGTGTTTTTGACACCTCTAATCCGGATTTGAAAATGACAAAAACCAGCAAAAAAGAAATAGGTCTGGACTTTTTCAGCGGGAAAAGACGTTTTTCAGTAAACGGATATTACGAACAGACAAAAAACGGATATGAGATGAATACCAATCTCAATAGTGTCCAGTTTGTTGGCATACCTATCTATACGGTACAATCTGCTCCGGCGGGAAGCAAACCGATCCTGAGTCCAGACGTAACCACTTCAACATTTGTAGCGACATACAGTTCTCCAAGTAACAATAATGACATCCTGAATAAAGGTATAGAGTTTGATTTTGACTTCGGAAGGTTTGATAACATCCGTACTTCTTTTGTATTGAACGGAGCCTATCTTTCTACAAAATCAATGAGTAATACTCCATATATTCTGTTGCAGAATGTAGCCAGTCAAACCCCAACCCGTATAGGTGTATTTGAAGCCAGAGGAATGGAGCAACAGCGTTTTGTAACGACATTAAGGGCCGTCCATAATATTCCTGAACTGCGTTTTATTATTTCAGCCTCAGCACAGACCATATGGAAGGATCAGCATAAATTTGTCAACTATTCCAGCATTCCTACAGGTTACATACCCGTTGGCCAGGCCGGCAGTACTCCACAGATCATCAACTTTACAGAAGCAGAACGCAATGCTATTACTGAAGCAGACAGAGATATCTATCTCAGCCTGAATGACGGATATTTCAAAAGTGAAAGCTGGAAACCACTTTGGTTATTTAATGTCAAACTGACTAAAGAGTTTGCTAATAACATGGGCTTTTCTTTCTATGCGAACAATGTATTTAATCATAGACCTTTGGAAGCAAGCTCCCGTTATCCGCAGGAATACAGTAAGCGCAATATCCCAATGTTTTACGGAACGGAAATTTCCATCAAATTCTAA
- a CDS encoding META domain-containing protein has product MKSTIVMSIIAISMSLSSCGLFQKGGKTMDKTETSSSEEITGKKWKLIELNGKPVADKVNGKEPFLQLDASEKRYSASGGCNGIGGSFTLSANNRISFSQGMSTMMACPDMDIEQGLGRVFTTADNYTLKDGILSLNKARMAPLAKFQEVKEGSSSKEQALNGTWELDYISGPRIAFDGLYPNKKPTITFDTANKKANGNSSCNNYNTTIKIEGANLHFGPVASTKMACQGSGESVYFKTLETITNYDIQDNTLHLIMGDIAVMRFHKK; this is encoded by the coding sequence ATGAAAAGTACAATAGTAATGAGCATAATTGCTATCTCAATGAGTTTGAGTAGCTGTGGGCTATTCCAGAAAGGTGGCAAAACAATGGACAAAACAGAAACTTCATCATCTGAAGAGATTACCGGAAAAAAATGGAAACTGATTGAATTAAACGGAAAGCCTGTGGCAGATAAAGTCAATGGTAAAGAACCTTTTCTGCAATTGGATGCCAGTGAAAAACGTTACAGTGCAAGTGGAGGATGTAATGGTATAGGTGGTAGCTTTACCCTATCTGCCAATAACCGTATCAGCTTTTCGCAAGGCATGTCCACAATGATGGCTTGTCCTGATATGGATATCGAACAGGGATTAGGTCGTGTATTTACAACTGCAGATAATTATACCCTAAAAGATGGTATTCTGTCTTTAAACAAAGCGCGCATGGCACCGTTAGCGAAATTTCAGGAAGTAAAAGAAGGAAGTTCGTCCAAAGAGCAGGCACTGAACGGAACCTGGGAGCTGGATTATATTTCCGGACCACGCATTGCATTTGACGGATTATATCCTAATAAAAAACCGACTATCACATTTGATACGGCAAATAAAAAGGCAAATGGCAATAGCAGTTGCAACAACTACAATACTACCATTAAAATAGAGGGAGCTAACCTTCATTTTGGTCCTGTAGCATCGACAAAGATGGCCTGTCAGGGAAGTGGTGAGTCTGTGTATTTCAAAACTTTAGAAACAATTACGAACTACGATATTCAGGATAATACCCTGCATCTGATTATGGGAGACATTGCAGTAATGCGCTTCCATAAAAAGTAA